GTGCGCTGCCAGCTGGTGCGCTTCTTTTTTATTCGCCGCAGGCGGCCCTGAGTTTTGGTATAGGAGCCTATACCTTTACCTTCTTTTTTCGACAGATCCGGCTGCAGGTGCAGAAGGTGTTTGTCGATGAGGGGTGTGGCGCCGCCGAAGGGAAGGCCAGCCTGATCGGGGGTTTTTTGTTGCGGTACGCCCTGTTGGGGATTTTCCTGGTTGTGGTTCTTGTTACC
This portion of the Desulfurispirillum indicum S5 genome encodes:
- a CDS encoding ATP synthase subunit I, with the translated sequence MITRMKLPKTLEGQAELWLWLSALPAGALLFYSPQAALSFGIGAYTFTFFFRQIRLQVQKVFVDEGCGAAEGKASLIGGFLLRYALLGIFLVVVLVTKVVSIAWVLAGLSFCVAFLLSWSALYFYREKNTVRGDG